In Scomber japonicus isolate fScoJap1 chromosome 19, fScoJap1.pri, whole genome shotgun sequence, a single genomic region encodes these proteins:
- the morn5 gene encoding MORN repeat-containing protein 5 produces MELTGSSYEGDIKNDRMEGRGEYTFPTESKYVGEMKDGMFHGKGVLHFPNGSKYEATWENGRAKQGSFTFADGLQYQETDWDYCDGYDRRFYTERCNGLRPAGESQLTDLHPPRVIPDGCYDCGDGFYDPATRVITSYSGRFLRNADDSEHEWIVRTCRKAWDEVAGVAPE; encoded by the exons ATGGAGCTCACTGGAAGCAGTTACGAAGGAGATATAAAAAATGACAG gatggagggaagaggagagtaCACCTTTCCCACAGAGAGCAAGTATGTGGGAGAGATGAAAGATGGGATGTTTCATGGCAAAGGAGTGCTACACTTTCCAAATGGAAGTAAATATGAGGCCACCTGGGAAAACGGCAGAGCTAAACAG GGGTCGTTCACCTTTGCTGATGGTCTGCAATACCAGGAGACGGACTGGGACTACTGCGACGGTTACGACAGGCGTTTCTACACTGAGAGGTGCAATGGACTCAGACCTGCAG GAGAATCTCAGCTAACCGATCTGCATCCTCCACGTGTCATTCCTGATGGGTGTTATGATTGTGGAGACGGTTTCTATGACCCCGCCACCAGGGTCATCACTTCCTACTCGGGCAGATTCCTCAGGAAtgcag ATGACTCCGAACATGAGTGGATTGTGCGGACCTGTCGTAAAGCATGGGATGAGGTTGCTGGCGTTGCTCCTGAATAA